The nucleotide window ATCGACTCGACCACCCCCGACTGCATCGAGGCGGCGCTGAAGATCCACCCGGGGAGGTGCCTCATCAACTCGGTGAACCTCGAGGACGGCGGGAAGATCCTCGAGCGCGTCTGCCGGCTGGCGAAAACGTACGGGGCGGCGGTCATCGCCCTCACCATCCACGAGAAGGGGATGGCGATGACCGTGGAGGAGAAGGTCGCGACCGCGAGGGCGATCCACGACCTCGCCGTGCACCGGTACGGGCTGCGCCCTTCCGACCTCCTCTTCGACGTTCTCACCTTCACCATCGGAGCGGGGGATGCGACCCTCGTCGACGCCGCCGCGAACACCCTCGCGGCGATCCGGCGGGTGAAAGAGGAGCTCCCCGGCGTCTCCACGCTCCTCGGCGTCAGCAACGTCTCCTTCGGCCTCTCCCCTGCCTCCCGGAGGGTGCTGAACTCCGTCTTCCTGCACGAGGCGGTGGCGGCCGGGCTCGACGCGGCGATCATCGACGCGGGGAAAGTCCTGCCGATGTCGAAGATCCCGGAAAGCGAGCGGGAAATCTGCCTCGACCTGATCCACGACCGCCGGAGGAGCGAAGCGGAGTCCCCCCTCTACGCCTTCCTCCGCCATTTCGCCGACGTGAAACCCGCGGTGGAGAAGTCCGCGGCGGACGCGAACCTCCCCGCGATCCCCCCGGAGGAGGAGCTGGCCGAAAAGGTGGTGGGGGGGGAGAAGGACGGGTTGGAGGACCTGCTCTCCATCCTCCTGTCGCGCCGGCCGGCGGCGTCGATCATCAACCAGCTGCTGGTGCCGGCGATGCGCCGCGTCGGGGAGCTCTTCGGGCGGGGCGAGATGCTCCTCCCCTTCGTCCTCCAGTCCGCCGAGGTGATGAAGCGGTCCGTCGACACCCTCGCCCCCTTCATGGAGAAGGCGGAGCGCGAGGAGGGGCGCCGGATCCTGCTGGCCACCGTGGCCGGGGACGTGCACGACATCGGGAAGAACCTGGTCGACATCATCCTCTCGAACAACGGATACCGCGTGTTCAACCTGGGGATCAAGGTGCCGGCGGAGACGATCATCGAAAAGGCGCGGGAGCTCCGGGTGGACGCGATCGGGCTGTCGGGGTTGCTCGTCAAGTCCGCGCTGGTGATGCGGGAGAACCTGCCGCAGTTCGCCGCCGCGGGGCTTCGCGTCCCCGTCCTCCTCGGAGGGGCGGCCCTCACGGAGAAGTTCGTGGCGCAGGAGTGCGTCCCCGGGTACCCCGGGCAGGTGGTCTACTGCGCCGACGCGTTCGCGGGCCTGTCGGCGATGCGCCGGATCGACGAGGGGACCCTTTCGTCCACCGTCTTCCTGGAGGCGGGGAGCACCCCCGCCATGATCCCCGGCCCGAGGGGAGCCGCCGTCGCCCGGGACAACCCGGTCCCCGCGCCGCCCTTTCTCGGGCCCCGGCACGTCGACGGGATCGACCCGCGGGAACTGTTCCCCTACGTCAACGAGCAGGCCCTCTTCCGCGGGCGATGGGGGTACCGGCGAGGGAAGATGACCGCGGCGGCCTACGAGGAACTGGTGCGGGAGAAGGTCCGCCCGATGTACGAGGAGCTGAAAGCGCGCGGCGTGGAGGAGAACATCCTCGCGCCGAAGGTCGCCTACGGCTGGTTCCGCGCCTTCGCGGAAGGGGACACGCTCGTGGTGGAGCACGACGGGCGCTCGTGGCCCTTTCCCTTCCCCCGGCAGAAGGACCCGCCGCACCTGTGCATCGCGGACTATTTCCGGACGCGGGAAGAGGGAGGGGACGTCGCCGGTTTTTTCGTGGCGACCATCGGGGAGGAGATGGCCCGGGCGACGCGGGAGCTCTTCACCTCCGACCGGTACCATGACTACCTGATGCTCCACGCCTTCGGGGTCGAGGTCACCGACGCGCTGGCGGAGTACTGGCACGAGGCGATGCGCCGCGAACTGGGGATCGCGGGGGACCGCCCGGCCTCCTTTTCCGGGTACGTGGTCCAGGAGTACCAGGGATCCAGGTACGGCTTCGGGTACCCCTCCTGCCCGGACCTCTCCGCGCACACGGCGGTGTTCGAGCTGCTCGACCCGGGACGGATCGGCGTGACGCTCACCGAGTCGATGGAGATGGTCCCGGAGCAGACCACCTCGGCCATCGTCGTCCACCATCCCCAGGCGAAATATTTCGCGGTGTAGAAGGAGGCGCGCCATCAAAAAATACATCTGCGCGAACTGCGGATACGTCTACGATCCGGCGGCCGGGGACCCGATGAGCGGGATCGCGCCGGGGACGGCGTTCGGAGACCTGCCCCCGGGGTGGGTCTGCCCGATGTGCTACGCCCCGAAATCCCAGTTCGACGAGCTGGAGTAGCCCCTGGACCTCCTCGCGCGCATGAAGCGGTCGCCGCTCATCTTCGACGGCGCCATGGGAACGGTGATCTACGACCGCGGGGTGTTCATCAACACCTGCTACGACGAGCTGTGCCTCGCGAACCCGAAGCTCATCCTCCAGATCCACCGCGACTACGTGGAGGCCGGGGCCGAGGTGATCGAGACGAACACCTTCGGCGCCAACCCGATCCGGCTCAAGCCGTACGGCCTCGCCGAGAAGACGGAGGCGATCAACCGCGCCGGGGTCCGGCTGGCGCGGGAGGCGGCGGGGAACGAGGTCTTCGTCGCGGGCTCGGTCGGTCCGTGCACCGAGTCCCGGCAGCGGATGCCCGAGGCGTTCGCCCCCGAGGTCGAGGCGGCGTTCCGGGAGCAGATGGGGGCCCTCGCGGCGGAGGGGGTGGACCTGTTTCTCCTCGAGACCTTCTCCAACCTGAACGAACTCCAGCTCGCCGCGCGGGTGGCGAAGGCGTTCGGCCGCCCTGTCCTGGCCTCCTTCGTCCTCAACGACCGGGGCGAGACCGCCCTGGGGACGCGGGCGGAAACGATGGCGTCGGCCCTTTCCGGCGACGGCAACGTCGACATCGTCGGGATCAACTGCGGCACGGGCCCTTCCGGCGCCTTCGACGCGCTCCAGGCGATCCTCCCGCACACCGGGAAACCGGTGGTCGTCATGCCGAACGCGGGGATGCCCCGGGAGATCAACGGGCGCGTGATGTACCTGACGAGCCCGGAATACTTCACCGAGTACGCCAAGAAGTACATCGAGCTGGGGGTCCGGGGCGTGGGGGGGTGCTGCGGGACGACGCCGGCGCACATCCGGATGGCGGCGCGCGCCGTGAAGCCGCTGCGCGTCGGGAAACGGCGGGTGGAGGTGAAACCGCTCCTCCGGCAGGAGTCGCTGGTCTACGCGGTCCCGACCGAGCGGAAGTCGCGGCTCGCGGCGAAGTTGTGCGCGGGGGAGAAGGTGACGTCGGTGGAGCTCGTCCCGCCGAAATCGAGCGACATGACGGCGCTGCTCGAAAGGGCGCGGATGTGCGCGGAGGCCGGCGTCGACGCGATCAACATCCCCGACGGCCCCCGGGCGAGCGCGCGGGTCTCCCCGATGATCTCCGCCCTCACCATCCTGCAGCAGGTCGGGATCGAGCCGATCCTCCACTACTGCTGCCGCGACCGGAACCTGATCGGGATGCAGTCCGACCTGCTGGGTGGATACGCCGCGAAGCTCGCGAACTTCCTCATCATCACCGGGGACCCGCCGAAGCTGGGGGAGTACCCCGACGTGACCGGCGTCTTCGACGTGGACGCCATCGGGCTGGTGCAGGTGGCGGCCAACCTGAACCGCGGGCTGGACATCGGCGGCAACCCGATCGATCCGCCCACGGGCCTGTTCATCGGGGTGGGCGCCAACCCGTGCGCGGTGGACCTGGAACGCGAGATCGAGCGGTACTTCCGGAAGATCGACGCGGGGGCGGAGTTCGCCATCACGCAGCCGGTGTTCGATCCCGAGGCGCTGCTGCGGTTCCTCGACCGCGTGGAGACGTACCGGCGGAAGATCCCCGTGCTCGCGGGGGTGTGGCCGCTCCTCAGCTTCAAGAACGCCGAGTTCATGAACAACGAGGTCCCCGGCGTGGTCGTGCCGAAGGCGATCCTCGAGCGGATGTCGCGGTGCCGGACCAGGGAGGACGGGCGGAAGGCGGGGATCGAGATCGCCCGCGGGATCGTCGAGAGGATCTCGGACCGCGTGAACGGCTTCCAGGTGAGCGCCCCGATGGGGCACGTCGAGACGGCGCTGGCGGTTCTGGGAAAATCGTCCTGAAACTTTTCTCCCCTCCTGTTGACAATCCCCTCCCGCGCCGAAGTAAACTGGCAACCTATGGAAGAGACCGGACTGAAATTCTCCGAAGATCACGTCTGGGTCCTCGAGATGGGACCCACCGTCCGCATCGGCGTTTCCGACTACGGGCAGGAGCAACTGGGGGAGATCCTCTCCGCGGCGATGTGCGAGGTCGGAAAGTTCCTTGAGCCGGGAGACACGTTCAGCGAATTGGAATCCCAGAAAACCGTGATCGAGCTCCCCTCCCCCGTCACGGGGACGGTCCGGGCCGTCAACGAGGCGATCCGGGACGACCCCTCCGTGATCAACGTCGACCCGTACGGCAAGGGGTGGATCGTCGAGGTCGAGATCGAGGAGCCCGAGGAGCTCGAGCGGCTGATGAACGGCGAAGAGTACGAGACGTTCGTCGAGGAGTAGACCACCAAGGAAGGCATCGGATGGACGAACGGGAACAGGGAACGGAAACCCCGGGGAAACGCAGCAAGGAGGGCCTTTTCGACAAGATCGGGATGCACGTCCCGGAGGGGAAGCACGACCGGCTGCACATCCAGCCCCGGTTCTTCAAGTTCCTCGGGTTTCTCGGGGTCCTGTTCCTCCTCTTCTCGGTGGGGATGTTCGAGTTCTCCACCAGCCCCTACTTCTGCGCGAGCTGCCACATCATGAAGCCGTACTACCAGGCGTGGAAGACGTCCAAGCACAACCACGTGCCGTGCGTCGACTGCCACTACCCGCCGGACGTGCGGGACAAGATGATCCTGAAGTTCCAGGCCCTCTCCCAGGTCGCCAAGTACGTGACCCGAACGTACAGTTCGAAGCCGTACGCGGAGATCAGCGACGAGTCGTGCCTGCGCAAGGGGTGCCACGAGACCCGGCTCCTCCAGGGCACGGTGACCTTCAAGCGGGGGATCAAGTTCGACCACAAGCCCCACCTGACCGGCATGAAGCGGGGCAAGAAACTGCGATGCACCAGCTGCCACAGCCAGATCGTGGTCGGGAACCACATGGAGGTGACGGAGAGCACCTGCTTCCTGTGCCACTTCCGCGGCGCGGTGGTGGGACGCGAGATGAACCCGATCGGCGGCTGCGGCGACAAGTGCCACAAGGCGCCGGAGAAGGACATCAAGTTCGGCACCATGACGTTCAATCACAAGGATTTCGTCGGGTCGCGGCACGTCGCGTGCCAGAACTGCCACCTCGACGCGATCCAGGGGACCGGTGAGGCGAAGAAGGAGCGGTGCTTCCAGTGCCACAACGACGAGAAGCGCCTCTCCCGGTTCACGGACATCGACTTCATGCACAAGCAGCACGTGACCGACAAGAAGGTCGACTGCATGCATTGCCACGAGCCGATCAAACACGCCGTCAAGACGAGCATGGAGCCGCTCCATTTCGACTGCAGCGTCTGCCACGAGCGCAAGCACAACATCCAGAAGCAGATCTACCAGGGGATCGGCGCGCGGGGCGTGCCGAACCGGCCCAGCCCGATGTTCACGATGAACGTCGACTGCCCGGCGTGCCACTACGTCAAGAAGATGGGGCCGGAAGCCGCCCAATTCCTCGGCCAGACGTTCCGGGCCGGCGAGGACGGATGCATCAAGTGCCACGGGGAGGACTTCCGGGGCATCCTCGACGAGTGGCACAAGACGTTGAAGGACGCGGTGGCCGACGCGAAGCCCGCCGTCGACAAGGCGCGCATCCTGGCGCGGGCGGGCGGCAATTCGAAGGCGGTCCGCCTGGCGAAGGACGCGGAGTACAACTTCCTGTTCGTCCAGTACGGCCACGGCGTGCACAACGTGGAGTACGCGGTGGACGTGCTGGCGAAGGCGAAGGCCGACGCCGAGGCGGCGCTGGCGGCGAGCAAAAAGTAACCCGCGACACAGGCCACCGATGGGTGTTTACAGTTGAAGGTACGGCAAGAGAGAGTCACTTTGAGGTGCAAGCGCTTTCGAGGGACATTCCTGGAGGTTGTGGGTGCTGCGGTTGGAGGAGTGTCCCTCGCCCACAAACCAGAACCCAGCTTATAAAAAACTCCCCGTGGGGATCCCCACGGGGAGTTTTTTTATTAACCGCCGCTACTTCTTCCGTTTCGCGGCCAGCACCTTGTCGAGGTCGCCCTGCGCCGCCCGGAGCATCTCCCTGCTGAGCTTGTGGTTGTGGACTCCGCGGCCGGCGGAGACCGCCTGGTAATTCGCGTCCGCCTGACGGACCAGCGTCTCCTCCTTCGAGACGTCCCTTCCCGCCTTCTTCGTGCGGGAGACGTACTCCTTCGCCTCCTCGAGCGCGACGGCGATGGCGTTCTCCTGCTTCGTGATCTCCTGCTTCCAGTCGAGGAGCATCTTGCCGTACTTCGCGTCGTGGCATCCCTCGCACTTCGCCTTGACGGTCAGCACCGTCTGCGTCCCCTTCTTCAGGTCGTGGCACTCGGTGCATTTCGTTTTACCGGCAGCCATCACGTCCGGCGCCGCGGTCGCGCCGTACGCCTTCACCTTCCCCTCGTAGAGGGCTTTCTGCGCCTTGTGGCAATGCCCGCAGTCGATGTCCTTGCTCTCGTGGTGGCACTTCATGCACTCGGACTTCGTCACGATGCGCATCTTGTGCTTCTCGGGGGAGTGGCACTTCGCGCACTCGATCCCCACGTCCTTCACGTGCAGGGCGTGCGGGAACTGGAGCTCCATCTCCCGGAAGAACACCTTGTCGGAGGGCATCACGCGCGCGTGGCACAGGGTGGCGCAATACGCCGACGGCGAGGCGAGGATCGCCGGTTTCGGCGGCCCGCCCGTCACCCCCGCCATCCGGAAAGCCGCGGTCACCTGTTCGAAGCCGACCCGAACGATCTTGAGGGCGTATTCGATGTTGTGCGCGCCGCGCCCGGCCCGCAGGAAGTCAAGGTTCGACTGCGCGTCCGCGACGAGCACCCGTGCCTGGGAACGCTTCCTGTCGGTCGTCGCCCCGCTCCCGACGGCCGACTTCCCGGCCGCCACGATCCGCCCCATGTCGGCGACCAGGTTGCGGGACTCCCGGACCCAGTCGTCGAGCATCAGGTCGTACCGCTTCCCGTGGCACGCCACGCAGCTCTGCCGCTCCGCCGTCCGCTTGCTCTCGCCCGGGAACGAGACGCCGGATTCCTTCACCTCCACCGAACGGGTGTGGCACCCGTTGCACGAAACCTGGGCCGAGAACATTCGTGACGGGGTGTCGGGGACCCCCTTCGCCCCCGTCCCCATGTACATCTCCTTCTGGTAGTTGTGCAGCCGCTTGTGGCAGCCGTCGCACTGGACCTCGAACGTCTTCACCAGCTCGACCTGGCCGTGCCGGACCCTCTCGTGGCATTTGAAGCACTGGATCGCCTTGTAGGTGACATGCGTGCGGTGGATCGCCAACACGTCGCCCTTCTGGTCGAGCCTCCCGACGTGGCAGTCGTAGCAATGGGCGTCCTGCACCTTCCCGTCTCCCTCGGACACCCGGATGTGGCACTGCTTGCACGGAACCCCGAGCTTCAGGTACGACTCGTGGGAAAACATGAAGCCGCTGTGCTCCACGACCTTCGTGGGTGTTCCGTGGCACCCCGGGCAGCCGCCCAAGGCCTGCCCGGCGCCGATCCCCTTGAAGTGGCACAGGAAGCAGACACCGGTGTCGACCTGGGTGTGCGACCCCTTGACGATGTGCTCCCCCTGGACGATCGCATTGTGACAGCTCGTGCAGCGCAGCTTCTCGCCGCGCTTCAGCTTCGTCATGTGGTCCTGGTGGTCGAAGGTGATGTTCCCCAGCTTCGCCTTCCCCTTCTCGATCCGCCCCGCGTGGCATCCGCTCGCGAGGCATGCCTTGTCCTTCACGTCGGCGCGGGGACGCGGGTTGTAGAGCCCCGTCCAATACTTGAGGGTGGTCACCGTGATGAAGACGGGCGAGAAGGAGTGGCACTTGATGCACGACACGCCCGAATGGGCGGACGCCTTCCACTGGTCGACGTACGGGTCCATGTAGTGGCACGCCCGGCAGGAGCCGGGGAAGTACGCCGCCACGAAGAACGCCCCGTTGTAGGCGACCAGGAGTCCGACGACGACCGCGACGATGAGCACGGCGGGGCGGCGGCTCCCCCTCGTCGATTCCCACCACTCCCTGAGTTTCTCCGTCATCGGTTGGTGACCTCCGCCGACTCCCTGGCGCGCCGCGCCATAATTTCCTCCAGCTCGAGGGGGTGCTCTTCCTTCATCTCATGCTCGGACATCCGGCCGTGCCACCAAAGCAGCGTCCCCGGAAACCGGTCGGGGTTGAAGTGGACGTTGTAGAAGTGCCAGATGACGATCGCGAGGGTCGCCAGCATCGCCTCGTCGCTGTGCATCTCATGGGCCACGTCAAGGGCGTACTTCGGGAGGAACCGCAGGACATCCGTCTCGAACCACAGGAACAGCCCCGACCCGATCATGATGATGCAGCCCCAGTAGACCGCCCAGTAGTCGAACTTCTCGATGTAGCTGAACCGCCCGAAGCGCGGCTTTTCCGGGACCTTGCCGAGGAAGTGCCGGATGTTGTGCGCGATGTCTTTCGCGTCGCCGAACTTGGGGAGCAGGAGCAGGAAGTCGCGCCGCCCGTCGCGCGTGAGGATCGTGTAGATGAAGTGGTGGACCATGAAGTAGATCAGCATCCCCGCGCCGATGCGGTGGACGATGGTGGAATGCTGGATCCCGCCCCAGAAGTTGATGACGAAGCGAGAGAAGATGAAGTTGGGGAACTTCAGCGGCATCCCGGTGACGATGAGGAGGATGACCGAGGAGAACATCACCATGTGCTGGAAGCGGAAGTTCCGGTTGAACCGGAGGAACGTCTCCCCTTCCGCCCCGTGCTTCTCCTTTTTCCGGGCCTCCCTCGCGAGATGGGCCGCGTCCCTCCGGTCCGAGGCGGTCCGGGCCCGAAGGTCCCGCTCGATCTCTTCCCGAACGCGCAGGCGGATCTTCTCGCGCAGCGCGGCGGCCTGATCCGGGGGCAGCCCCGGTACCTGCTCGTTCACGGCCGCCTCGATCTCCCGTTCGACGGCGTCCCTGATTGCGTCCTTCCGGTCGTCCTCAGGCATTCTCGTCACTCCCTGATCGTTCTGGTATGCGCTTTCTGTTCC belongs to Deltaproteobacteria bacterium and includes:
- a CDS encoding dihydropteroate synthase; translation: LVGTDVAAALAAIEPFPVFSIGLNCATGPEGMTSHIRYLCRHYRGRVSCIPNAGIPQVRDGKTHYPLSPEAFAAQLSAFVRDEGVSIVGGCCGTTPEHIRKLREALEGVAPAPRNVVEKPSLSSLYQAAEIRQEIPPFLIGERCNANGSRRFRDLLLADDYPGALRVALEQQEDGAHAVDLCTAYAGRDEKADLSAMVRLFAQSVQIPMVIDSTTPDCIEAALKIHPGRCLINSVNLEDGGKILERVCRLAKTYGAAVIALTIHEKGMAMTVEEKVATARAIHDLAVHRYGLRPSDLLFDVLTFTIGAGDATLVDAAANTLAAIRRVKEELPGVSTLLGVSNVSFGLSPASRRVLNSVFLHEAVAAGLDAAIIDAGKVLPMSKIPESEREICLDLIHDRRRSEAESPLYAFLRHFADVKPAVEKSAADANLPAIPPEEELAEKVVGGEKDGLEDLLSILLSRRPAASIINQLLVPAMRRVGELFGRGEMLLPFVLQSAEVMKRSVDTLAPFMEKAEREEGRRILLATVAGDVHDIGKNLVDIILSNNGYRVFNLGIKVPAETIIEKARELRVDAIGLSGLLVKSALVMRENLPQFAAAGLRVPVLLGGAALTEKFVAQECVPGYPGQVVYCADAFAGLSAMRRIDEGTLSSTVFLEAGSTPAMIPGPRGAAVARDNPVPAPPFLGPRHVDGIDPRELFPYVNEQALFRGRWGYRRGKMTAAAYEELVREKVRPMYEELKARGVEENILAPKVAYGWFRAFAEGDTLVVEHDGRSWPFPFPRQKDPPHLCIADYFRTREEGGDVAGFFVATIGEEMARATRELFTSDRYHDYLMLHAFGVEVTDALAEYWHEAMRRELGIAGDRPASFSGYVVQEYQGSRYGFGYPSCPDLSAHTAVFELLDPGRIGVTLTESMEMVPEQTTSAIVVHHPQAKYFAV
- the gcvH gene encoding glycine cleavage system protein GcvH, with product MEETGLKFSEDHVWVLEMGPTVRIGVSDYGQEQLGEILSAAMCEVGKFLEPGDTFSELESQKTVIELPSPVTGTVRAVNEAIRDDPSVINVDPYGKGWIVEVEIEEPEELERLMNGEEYETFVEE
- a CDS encoding bifunctional homocysteine S-methyltransferase/methylenetetrahydrofolate reductase; protein product: MKRSPLIFDGAMGTVIYDRGVFINTCYDELCLANPKLILQIHRDYVEAGAEVIETNTFGANPIRLKPYGLAEKTEAINRAGVRLAREAAGNEVFVAGSVGPCTESRQRMPEAFAPEVEAAFREQMGALAAEGVDLFLLETFSNLNELQLAARVAKAFGRPVLASFVLNDRGETALGTRAETMASALSGDGNVDIVGINCGTGPSGAFDALQAILPHTGKPVVVMPNAGMPREINGRVMYLTSPEYFTEYAKKYIELGVRGVGGCCGTTPAHIRMAARAVKPLRVGKRRVEVKPLLRQESLVYAVPTERKSRLAAKLCAGEKVTSVELVPPKSSDMTALLERARMCAEAGVDAINIPDGPRASARVSPMISALTILQQVGIEPILHYCCRDRNLIGMQSDLLGGYAAKLANFLIITGDPPKLGEYPDVTGVFDVDAIGLVQVAANLNRGLDIGGNPIDPPTGLFIGVGANPCAVDLEREIERYFRKIDAGAEFAITQPVFDPEALLRFLDRVETYRRKIPVLAGVWPLLSFKNAEFMNNEVPGVVVPKAILERMSRCRTREDGRKAGIEIARGIVERISDRVNGFQVSAPMGHVETALAVLGKSS
- a CDS encoding cytochrome b/b6 domain-containing protein, yielding MPEDDRKDAIRDAVEREIEAAVNEQVPGLPPDQAAALREKIRLRVREEIERDLRARTASDRRDAAHLAREARKKEKHGAEGETFLRFNRNFRFQHMVMFSSVILLIVTGMPLKFPNFIFSRFVINFWGGIQHSTIVHRIGAGMLIYFMVHHFIYTILTRDGRRDFLLLLPKFGDAKDIAHNIRHFLGKVPEKPRFGRFSYIEKFDYWAVYWGCIIMIGSGLFLWFETDVLRFLPKYALDVAHEMHSDEAMLATLAIVIWHFYNVHFNPDRFPGTLLWWHGRMSEHEMKEEHPLELEEIMARRARESAEVTNR
- a CDS encoding NapC/NirT family cytochrome c; the encoded protein is MDEREQGTETPGKRSKEGLFDKIGMHVPEGKHDRLHIQPRFFKFLGFLGVLFLLFSVGMFEFSTSPYFCASCHIMKPYYQAWKTSKHNHVPCVDCHYPPDVRDKMILKFQALSQVAKYVTRTYSSKPYAEISDESCLRKGCHETRLLQGTVTFKRGIKFDHKPHLTGMKRGKKLRCTSCHSQIVVGNHMEVTESTCFLCHFRGAVVGREMNPIGGCGDKCHKAPEKDIKFGTMTFNHKDFVGSRHVACQNCHLDAIQGTGEAKKERCFQCHNDEKRLSRFTDIDFMHKQHVTDKKVDCMHCHEPIKHAVKTSMEPLHFDCSVCHERKHNIQKQIYQGIGARGVPNRPSPMFTMNVDCPACHYVKKMGPEAAQFLGQTFRAGEDGCIKCHGEDFRGILDEWHKTLKDAVADAKPAVDKARILARAGGNSKAVRLAKDAEYNFLFVQYGHGVHNVEYAVDVLAKAKADAEAALAASKK
- a CDS encoding rubredoxin yields the protein MKKYICANCGYVYDPAAGDPMSGIAPGTAFGDLPPGWVCPMCYAPKSQFDELE